A window of Streptomyces sp. NBC_01241 genomic DNA:
AAGACAGGGCCACCTCTGCTCAGCCGGCCAACTCAGCTACTCACTGGCCAATTGAAGCGCTCAGTCACAAGCAGGTGTTGGCCTGCGAGCCGGCGCGAGGTCAGTAGTCGAGGTCGAGGTAGTCGATGTCGTTGAGGGTGACGTCGGAGAGCCCCATAGCGCGGGCTCCGCCGTCCTGGAAGTAGATCTCTTTGAGTCCTTCGGCGATGATCTGGCGCATCTGCTGGTCGCCGGCGCCAGTGTTGCGGGCGTCGAAGAGGCGCTGCGCGTACGCCGGGGGGAGGTGCACGGTGAGGCGGCGGAAGCGCCCGTCGTCGGTCGTGCCGATGGATGCGGTGTACCCGAAGCGGGCCCTGGTCTCCACGGTGATCCCGGTGGTGGTGGCGGCTTGTTGCTGTCGGCGTTTGCGGACCTGGGGCTGCCAGCGCTGCCGTGCGGCGTCGTTGATCTTGGCGGCGACGTCGGGGCGGGCGTGTTTGCGGGCGCCGCGCCGGTAGCGGTTGACGGAGTCGGCGGTGACCCCGATTTCCTGCGCAACGGCCTTGGCGCTGCCCAACTGCCGGATCAGGTAGCCGATCTGGCCCTTGAGGGTCTTGGGCGGCTGGCGGGTGAAGCTCTCCCGGTCGGCCCGCTCGATCGCCTCGTCGATCTCTCCGGCCACGGCCTACTCTCCTTCGTCGAGGACGGCGTCGCCGCCCTTGATGTGGCGGGCGGGGTTGTAGCCCTGTTCCATGAGGTCGACGGCCCAGAGCATGGACTGGACGCCCTCGAGCTTGGCCAGGCCCGGGGTGGGTCCGAGTCGGAAGCCGCCGGGCTGCGGCTTGCCGGACGCGGCGTAGGGCAGGAAGTCCAGCGGCGAGTCGCCCGGGCTGGGGTAGACGACGCAGTCGGAGAGTACGGCGAGTGGGTACAGGCCCGTCATGGTGGCCATGTTGCGCAGTTTGCGGTGCATGTT
This region includes:
- the tpg gene encoding telomere-protecting terminal protein Tpg, yielding MAGEIDEAIERADRESFTRQPPKTLKGQIGYLIRQLGSAKAVAQEIGVTADSVNRYRRGARKHARPDVAAKINDAARQRWQPQVRKRRQQQAATTTGITVETRARFGYTASIGTTDDGRFRRLTVHLPPAYAQRLFDARNTGAGDQQMRQIIAEGLKEIYFQDGGARAMGLSDVTLNDIDYLDLDY